Proteins from a genomic interval of Quercus lobata isolate SW786 chromosome 11, ValleyOak3.0 Primary Assembly, whole genome shotgun sequence:
- the LOC115968537 gene encoding uncharacterized protein LOC115968537, which translates to MDGGKSQSSKERDEALRVKQLKIGHQSMGKETEAQSAQSKGKRIEAQSSPSAWLPAPMLHGGPLLETASMRDLGDGEGGYVADALGRTMLLPTDVDELKKMRMQKVFLSTKRYLGMAFQATYRMEEEVNKQSKAVKNERSKRIDAARTLKASKDDLAKAKDALKEAIRERDSASAGLDGAQKQAEEQTKRLLEAEDQLQIAKEQISDLKKRLITAENAKGVAEYARDETVRA; encoded by the exons ATGGACGGGGGAAAATCCCAATCTTCTAAGGAGAGGGATGAAGCCCTGCGTGTGAAACAATTAAAGATTGGGCACCAAAGCATGGGTAAAGAGACTGAAGCCCAATCTGCCCAAAGCAAGGGGAAGAGGATCGAAGCCCAATCCTCGCCAAGCGCCTGGCTTCccgccccaatgctccacgggggGCCACTGCTGGAAACCGcgtccatgagggaccttggagatggcgagggcggttatgtggccgacgcattagggagaaccatgctacttccCACCGACGTGGATgagttgaagaaaatgaggatgcagaAGGTTTTCCTCAGTAcgaagaggtacttgggcatg GCTttccaggccacctataggatggaggaggaAGTTAACAAGCAGAGTAAGGCCGTTAAGAATGAACGCTCCAAACGCATAGATGCCGCGCGGACTCTCAAAGCTTCCAAGGACGACCTCGCAAAGGCCAAGGATGCCTTAAAGGAGGCTATCCGAGAGAGGGATAGCGCCTCGGCGGGTTTAGATggcgcccaaaaacaggccgaggaacagacaaaacgtctactcgaagccgaggatcagttgcaaatagccaaggagcagatcagtgATTTGAAGAAAAGACTGATCACGGCAGAGAATGCTAAAGGTGTGGCGGAGTATGCCCGGGACGAAACCGTGAGGGCCTAG